The segment tacagagatggtggtggttggtctgggtggaatgctcttcagaaagtcagtgtggacttgatgggctgaacggcctacttccacattgtaaggGTTCTACAAATAAGGGGACACTTTATTAAACCTGAGATGCAAAGTAAATTATTCTCCTAAAGGATattaaatgtctggaattctctatcccagagtgTTGTGGAAGCTAGATCACTGAAATTATTTAAAGAGGAAGCATATAgatatatgaaaaaaaaatcaaggacaGAATGGCTCTGAGGAGCTGatatgaaagaggagttgaggcctggggcaAATCAGCCATGTCTTATCGGTTGGCAGGATAGGGTATGGAGCTGAATAAACTACTGCTCCCAGTCATACTTCTTTTGTTCCTATATGCAACATTTGTACAGCAAGCCAaatcagcatcagtgaagaaaatagACAGTGACATTTCAGATCCAGACCATTCCCAAGACAGTAACATTTTTGTTCTCTCAAATAATGACTGAGGttacattttaaattcaattttccaATATCCGCAGTACCCTACTTGGAGGAATTTATAGCTCCTCTTCTTTTCTTAAATATGTTCAGTTGAGCAGGCAGGTAATGATTTAACAACTCAACACTCCAACATGTCACAATTTGTGATGAGTTCACATAAACATTAACATTCAGGAAGGAAATATCGAAATGACCAATATTTTCTGCTCACcttgttcaacaacattcaagagaaTTTCTGCAGCAGTCTTACTGAAGTCAGATGGATTGATCACTTGACAGGTATAGGTTCCATTATCTTTAAAATCGATATTCTTTATAATAATGGAAACATCACTCCTGTTGACATTACCATCCCAAACAATGTGGTCAGGAACTTGAGACTTAGATTGTCCCGCTAAATAATATAAAATCTGTCCAAATAAACAATGAATGAAGTCACATTACAAAAATATCATTCATTAATCAATTGTCTTATGTGTAAAACTTCAATAAGCAATTGTtgacttttatattcaatttttgAAGGTTACACAGTGAAGGTAATCGGATAGACCTGAAGTACAATAAAATGACAAGGGTCCCAACTTTCTAAAGCATACTTAACAAGCAGTTTAGTATTCTTCAAGGACAACAGAAAAATAATTCTGCAATCGTTACAAGGAGGTAGAAATTCCCTTTGGTTGCATGAACTTACGCAACAGCAGTTCTACCCTTGTTTACAAATCTAAGAACTTGTTCCTTGGAGTTCCAGTCACATGGATATCAACAGGCACTTGTGTAGGATCTGTGTGCTGGGTGGTGTGGCCTCTGACCTTGGCTCAATAACTCTCATCACGTGATGAGAAATCAAGTGACATTCAACTAATAATTATGTAAGCAGCTGCATTTACAAGTAGAATCAGAATAACGTGACCTATAAAATGATAACCTACTTTGTAGTGCTTCTAATATCATAAAAACACAAAGCATTCGCACAGGCATTATAAAATGAATACCACAGAGCTACATCATGAGATATTAGGTCAAATGATTAAATGTTTGGTTAAATCGGGTGCATGTTTAAGAGCATCTTGAAAATAAAAGTGAGATGGAGAGGTGTAAGGAGAGAACTCCTGAGTTCAGGGCTGAAGTGATTCAAGGCACTGCCACCGACAATGAAGTGATTAAAATTGAGAATTCAGAAGAGTCTAAAATGATATCCGTACAGATATTTTGGAGGGTTGTAGGGCTGGTGAAAATTGCAGAGGTAGGAACAGACACAGCCAcgcagaaaattttaaaatctagaAACCGCTTGACTAGAAGACAGTTTAGATCAGCACCCACAAAGTTACAGTGAATGGAACTTGTTTGGATTATAGATTATAGTTGCATTTGAGGTGCTACACCAAAGATTCACTAGATCCCCAGCATAGGAGGACTGTTCTAGGATGAGAGGCTGAGTAAATTAGTTCTACATTCTctgcagttcagaagaataaCGGATGATTTCATTCAAATGTACAAGATTTTGAATGTGTTTGacaggttgtttccactgatcGCAAAAAATCAAAACTATGGGAGCACACTGGAGGACAAGTGAGTTCAAATACATCAAAGGTGGCATATATCGTTCGCGAATTTGCCAAGGCCCATTTCAGAAATCTAACTGAAAATGATTCAAACATGGAATTCTGGTAAAAATATCTCAGATTTATGATCAAATACTTTGAAGAGAAAAGTGGTTGGAAATGGGGCATTAATTTATAAGGACTGAGAAACATATGTTAGCTTTTCAGTGTGGCTAGGGCAGGGTGATAATTGGTTTAGGCTAATCTGATTGAGGGAGTATGAGGTGACTTTTATGGAGACAATGAACTTGGAGAGGGGCTGAAGGAAGATAGGAGAAAAACAACACCAATATGGGCATTCAGGGTTAGGAAATCTGCCGCCTTAGAGGAAATTTAGCCCTGTGACATAGTATTAATGATAGTAACAGCAACTAGCAAACAAGAGGAGGATCAGATAGTGCTTTTTATGATCTAAGCACTTCTGGTGATGCATGGCAAAATCAGCTGTTGGACATAtcctttccttttaaatctttgtcccttGCAGTTAAAAAGGACCAGGAATGAGAATAATACCTGACATAAAACAGCCAGGGTGAAAGCGAATAATGATTTTACTTGGGATTGGAGCATCAAATACGGAGGCAAGAGTCTGGTTGAACAAATCAGTCATTCAGCCTCTTGGATGTTCCATCATTCAAGTAGCTTATGACTGATCACTACATTTGACTTTGTCCTGAATACTACTGCCTCCCTTTTTGAGCTGTCAGTGTTACAATGGTAGTTATTCAGTCCTCGGGGTCTTTTCCAGAATCTCAGGAATGTTGGAAGATTCcaagtgcatccactatctctgtggcTACTTCCTTCAATATCCCAATAACCTGTCAGGTCCAAGTAACATATTGACCTTTAgctccattaatttctccagcacctcTCTCTGGTGATAGTTACTGCATTTGTTTCCTCTCCTTGCTCtgctttttgattatttttggaagtatttttggaatgctattaatgTGCTCTACCGTGAACAATGCTGCAAAGTATTTATTcgactcctctgccatttcttggttCCCTATTATTTACCCAGCCTTATTGTCTAAAAGGCCTACATTCACGTTGGCCTCTTTCCCTTTAGTTTTATGTTTCAAGAAGCTCTGACTGTCCATTTACATATTGCTTGCTAATTTTCtctcagtttattttctctgttttttgGATCATTTTGTTAGCCAATGGTTTTAGCCTTCTTAGTTAACAATGGTCAGTTTATCCATCCAGGTgcttagttcagttggctggaagctggtttgtgatgcagagtgactaCCACCTTCTCAGCCTTGTatcttgcctgaggtgtggtgaccctcatgcTAAAATCACCAgaagtcatctctctctaatgagagcagtTCTGTGGCCCTCTGAGACAACGGCAATAATACATTCCATTCATGTCCTTCAACTTTactgggatgaatttttgctgagAATCATGGACTATTTACTTAAACATTTGTCATTATTCCTCATCCATCTTTTCTGACTCCTTTCCCATCCACTCCAGTCAACGCTGCCCTCATGCCTCTGCGAGTAtctttatttaagtttagcatACTTGTTTTCGACTCCAGTTTTTTACTCTCACACTGAATGCTAAGTTCTACTTGGATATGGTCACTGTTCGCTAGGGGACCTTTTACAttgaggtcatttattaaaccttCCACATTACGCGTTaccaaatccaaaaaaaaactgaacccCAGTTTGATCTGCAGCATGTAGATAACGGAAATTGTCCTGAATACACGCTGTAAATTCTTCTTTGCGGCTAACTTTGCCAATTTGACTTTCACAGCCTATATTAAAATTAAAGCCACTCATGATTCATGTACGATACTGATCCACACTGGTCAACAAAGATCTTACTACATTAATCCTATTTTCTTATTAATTACCATACTTATGGACTTTATGGTAATgtaagtgaatatctaaatactgcttaaatattacaAGAGTTTCTGACTTAACCACCCTTGTAGGCAGGGAATTTCAGATTCCCTgaaccctcagagaaaaaaaaattctgctcttAGCCTTCTGCCCGTTACCTTAAATCTATCCACCCAGATTATTTACCCCTCTACCAATGAAAAATGCCTTCCTGTCCATCATATCTATATCTCTCAATCATATATACCCTGTCAGATTCCATCTCGACCTTCACTGTTCCgaggaaaacaatccaagcctattcAATCATTCCTCAAAGTGGagactctccagcccaggcagcacaCAACAATCTCTGTACCCGCTCTAGTGTAATTACATCCTTCCATAAtatggtggccagaactgcatgcattACACCAGTTGTGGCTTAATCAGTGTTTTCTACAGTTCCAGTATAACTTTTTTGATTTTGTATTCTGCGCTTTAGTTAATAAAGGCAGCTATCCTTATACCTTCTTAACTATCTCATCCAGCTGCCGTGCTATCTTCAGGGAATTGTGGATACATACACCGAAATCCCTTTAACTGACAGTACTTTCCAAGGTGTTACCATTTGTCATGTAATCCCATGCCTTGTTCACCTTTCCCAAGTGTATCACTTCAGAATTTAATGGATTGAATTCCTTTTGCCACTACTCTTCCCTGTCTACCAATATCCTCCTGCAATTTATGGTTAgcatcctcactatttaccactaTACCAAGTTTTGCATCATTCATTAACTTCTTGATCATACTCCCAACATTTaagtcacaaacagcagaggccccatACCTGAGCCTCCAGATTGCCACTGGAAACAGACTTTCAATCACAAAAACACTCCTTCGCCATCATCTTTTGTTTTCTGCTACTCAGCTAATTTTGGCTCCAATGTGCCACTCTCTCCTGGATTTTATAGACTCTGATCAGTATGTCATGAGGGATTTTAACAAATGCCTTGCTTAGTCCACGTAAACTACATTGaatgcattaccctcatcaacacTCCTGATTATTTCCTGAAaaagaataaatcaaatttaaTAATCGTGACCGTCCCTAAACAAACCCATGCTACCATCCCTGATTACTCCACATCACTTCAAGTGCAGATATACTCTCTTTCTTATAATTCTTTCCAATGGCTTCCTTACCACTGAGCTTAGACtggctggcctgtaatttcctggtctaTCTCTAGTAGCCACCATATTTAGATGGCTAGTCCATATCAGTTTTTGATGaatggtaaccaccaggatgttAACAGTGGAGGAAGTCACTCATggcaatgccactgaatgtcatgaGGTGACGGTTAGAGTCTTATTTGCTTGAGGTGTTGCATCAAaggcaattcagaggaggttcacaacaTTGATTCCTGAGCTAGGGGTTAGTCTTATGAAAGGGAGATTGAGTAGTTCAGTCCTATGCTCtcaagagtttagaagaatgagagataatctaaTGTAGGCATACAAAATGCTAAAGTGGATTGGCAAAGTGGACAAAGaggggatgtttcctcttgtggggcaatctataACAAAAGGTTAtaattttaggataaggggtagcagatttaaaacagacataaAGAGAAATTAcctctctcagagggttgcaaatctgtggaattcactctccCAGAATGTGTTAGATGCTGGGACATTGTGTAAATTTGAGGAGATGGACAGATATTTAATTAGTAACAGTTTGAAGGGTTGCAGAAAGTGGGCAGTAAAGTTgagctgaggctgagatgagatcagtcatgacTATATTGCATGGCGGAACAGGCTTGGGGGGGCTGATTAATTTAGTCCTCTCCTAATTATTATGTTCTTATGCACTTGTGTGACTTGAATGTTATTTGCTGTTTGCCAGTCCAAACCTGGGCATTGCCCACGTCTTGCTGCTTTtggacatggacagcttcagcATCTGAGATGTCACAAACAGTGacttatggtggagggaatgttTGAAAAACTCTCttcagttccaagattttgaaacCTCTTTCAAAACCCTCTCAGCTTTGGGGCACACAAACTTAAATCTTTCTGCTAGAATGACTGTTCTCCTAAACGGAAAACTTTAATCTTCTGAACTGAACACAAACTAAATATGGTGTTCAGCAAGGCTCTGttgtaaatcatagaatccctatagtatggaaacaggccctttggcccaataagaccacactgacccttggagcattccacccagacccatccccctctaaatCAGCTAATCTACAAAttcctgaacattacgggcaatttagcatggccaatccacctagcctgcacttctttggactgtgggaggaaacccatgcagacacggggagaatgtgcaaactccacacagacagtcgcctgtgggtgaaatcaaacctgggtccctggcgctgtgaggctgcagtgctaaccgctgagccaccgcgccGCCCTATCttaaaaaagaacacaaaattAGGACATTGATACAGCAAGCAATTTTGAAGTCCTGCTGTAGTCATGCAGGGCTTTGTTGAGAcaacacctagaatattgtgtgtacTTTAGTCTACAAACTGTAACATTTGGTGTCATCAAGGTAATTCAGTAAAGGCTCACTTGATTGATATCTGGGATGAAAGGATGATCTGCACTGAGTAAATTGGGACTATATTCcttggagtttagcagaatgactggaggtctcattgaaacatacaaaatacagAGGAACTTGATTGGGTAAAAacaggttgtttccccttgctAAGAAATCTagaacacagtctcaggataagggatcAATCATGTAGGACTGAGCTAAGAAATTTGTCCATCCAAAAGGCTGTCAACCTTTAGAATTCTATACTCCAGGGAGTATAGTCCTAATGTACTCAGCCTAGAACATCCCTTTCATCCCAGATACCAGTCAAGCCAGTCTTTACTGTACTGCCTCCGTTGAAACTAAATTCTACAAAATATGGACCAAAAATACGCACAACATTCCAGGTGTTGTCTATAGTtgcaccatcactgaatccaattAAGGCTGTGACAGACAAATGTTTCTTCAGCAAATGAGAACATGAAGAAAAtgtaaagatcagccatgattgtatcaaatggaaGATCAGGCTTAATGGACTATATGGTCCATACTTATGCTCTTAAGAAGATTTCTCTCCAACCCTTACATGTTCCTTTCAAGTATCTGGATACTGGTACTGCcatagagattttaaaaaaacacacacattaaAGAATTTGCTAAGTTTAAAGCAGCTGATGACATtacaatacatttccaagccaTTGAAATATCAGCTCTAATACTCACAAGCTGATCTTTCCCACCAGTTCCTGGTTTGAAACTCCAATAAACCGACAAAGTCCTTTGGTCAACTTTATTTGATTTAAATGTACATGAcagtctgacatctgtcccatttTCCGCGATCATTTCTGATTTAGCATAAATTTCGAAGCCAGACAACGGGTGGATTACTGAAAGAAAAATGGTCAATTGCTCATTCAAAGGTGAATGTATCTGAATTACTTGTTACATTTGTTACGGAATCTTATTCAGATATTTCGGATGTAACTGTAATCAATCTTAACTTTCTAAAATTGTATGATTGCACTAGAGGTCTCCATCTTTCTTTGACATTGTTTAATGCACATCAACAGACTGTTGCTTACTTTCTTCTGTGTAAGGCAAAGACAATGCTGGAAAAGGTAACAACAGGAGTTTTACACACAATAATCCAAATGGTGTGGTAATATTGAAACTTACAGCAACTGGGAGGTTAGGCGGCAACACCGTAACTTAataacctggataaatgcgaggtgatgcattttggaaggtcgaatttgaaagctgagtacaggattaaggataggatacttggcagcgtggaggaacagagggatcttggtgtgcagatacatagatcccttaaaatggccacccaagtggacagggttgttaaggaagcatatggcgttttggctttcattaacagggggattgagtttaagagtggtgagatcttgttgcagctctataaaactttggttagaccgcacttggaatactgcgtccagttctgggcgccctattataggaaagatgtggatgctttggagagggttcagaggaggtttaccaggatgctgcctggactggagggcttatcttatgaagagaggttgactgagctcggtctcttttcattggagaaaaggaggaggagaggggacctaattgaggtatacaagataatgagaggcatagatagagttgatagccagagactatttcccagggcagaaatggctagcacgaggggtcatagttttaagctggttggtggaaagtataaaggggatgtcagaggcaggttctttacgcagagagttgtgagagcatggaatgcgttgccagcagcagttgtggaagcaaggtcattggggtcatttaagagactgctggacatgtatatggtcacagaaatttgagggtgcatacatgaggatcaatggtcggcacaacattgtgggctgaagggcctgttctgtgctgttctgttctatgttctatgttctaataatccAGTATAGTGAGTCTGCTCTCCCCAAGAGTGTTGTAGAACTTCTCACAAAGTGCTAATGTCCTTACAACCATGATTTGGTGGGAGCTTCCACTCATACTCTGTCTTGCAGTAAAAGTTACACCTTGTTGATgatctgggttttttttaaaaatattgtaccAACTTCATAGTTACTGTTGAATGTAAAATCTTACTTGATCAATCTCACTcatatttttaagataacaaagcaGGCAATGGCAGTAGATGTAATTTATCTGGAGTTTCAAAAGAACTTGAataaaggttggaggtgttgttgacagtatagagggctgttgcaggctgcagtgggacattgacaggatgcagagctgggctgagaggtggcagatggagttcaacctggataaatgcgaggtgatgcattttggaaggtcgaatttgaaagctgagtacaggattaaggataggattcttggcagtgtggaggaacagagggatcttggtgtgcagatacatagatcccttaaaatggccacccaagtggacagggttgttaagaaagcatatggtgttttggctttcattagcaagggaattgagtttaagagtcgtgagatcttgttgcagctctataaaactttggttagactgcacttggaatactgcatccagttctggtcgccctattataggaaagatgtggatgctttggagagggttcagaggaggtttaccaggatgctgcctggactggagggcttatcttatgaagagaggttgactgagctcggactttcttcattggagaaaaggaggaggagaggggacctaattgaggtatacaagataatgagaggcatagatagagttgatagccagagactatttcccagggcagaaatggctaacacgaggggtcatagttttaagctggttggaggaaagtatagaggggttgtcagaggcgggttctttacacagagagttgtgagagcatggaatgcgttgccagcagcagttgtggaagcaaggtcattggggtcatttaagcgactgctggacatgcatatggtcacagaaatttgagggtgcatacatggggatcaatggtcggcacaacatcgtgggctgaagggcctgttctgtgctgtactgttctatgttctaaaggtgCCATTATAGACTAAGAAGTAATAGAAAATGGAGTTGGAGACAAGTGGCTAACTGGCTTCAATACAGAAAGTGCACAGTGGCAGTAACGGGCAGTTATTCAGAGTGGCAGATACAAGTGGAGTTCCACAGTGGTGGTGCTGTGTTTTCCACAAATGTATATTATTGGCTTGGACACTAAAATAAAAGATAGTTTCTAAATTTGTAAATGACAAATAGAGTGGTGGGTTGGGAGATGGTTTGATGGTCAATACAGAGGAGAAATACAAGAAGGACATATTAGTAAACACGtagaatgaacaaatgaaatttaACATAAAAATACGAGACAGTGCGTTTTCATAAGAATGATAAGCAGGTTACTTGTAACCTAGAAGGTGAGAGTCTAAGTGGTAGAGATCTCCAAGTACAAATGGATTAATAActaaaaaatacagaaaaaaaaaacatgctggATATATTGAGCACATCAGGCAGAAGCAGTAGAGATAAACAGAGTTTccatttcag is part of the Stegostoma tigrinum isolate sSteTig4 chromosome 12, sSteTig4.hap1, whole genome shotgun sequence genome and harbors:
- the mpzl1l gene encoding myelin protein zero-like 1 like — translated: MAGCWDRIFLLVFVIHPLSGFEIYAKSEMIAENGTDVRLSCTFKSNKVDQRTLSVYWSFKPGTGGKDQLILYYLAGQSKSQVPDHIVWDGNVNRSDVSIIIKNIDFKDNGTYTCQVINPSDFSKTAAEILLNVVEQGSLPKHPIIAGAVIGAVVGLLLIIGIVYFIKKKKDDQRNAYISSIENVFPTEQPLRSSAVSGVKDSMNHSSVGPFQGPVIYAQLDHSGQRHSNKIYKSDSVVYSDIQRS